The following coding sequences lie in one Allorhizobium ampelinum S4 genomic window:
- a CDS encoding ABC transporter permease, giving the protein MKLSRLAGFYVPVVTIFGYVFLFAPLLVLVIYSFNAGRSTVVWAGFSMDWYAQALNDRGLQRGLQVSAIVAVLSAVISTAIGTSAALAVIKRSFPAKNLFSTILIAPLVLPEIVLAVGLLVTTVWSGIALGYVTLVAGHVLVSVPFAFLIVRAAAAGLDPRLDEAAADLGANGAQTFMRVTLPLLMPAILSATLLSAVISFDNFVMSTFVSGVGTTPLPIQIYSMLKTGLTPKINALGTMLLAVNVLAILLVMGRYLKTIRSTG; this is encoded by the coding sequence ATGAAGCTTTCCCGCCTCGCCGGCTTCTATGTGCCGGTCGTCACAATCTTCGGCTACGTGTTCCTGTTCGCGCCGCTTCTAGTGCTGGTCATCTATTCCTTCAACGCCGGCCGCTCGACCGTCGTGTGGGCAGGTTTCTCGATGGACTGGTACGCACAAGCGCTGAACGACCGCGGCCTGCAACGCGGGCTTCAGGTCAGTGCGATTGTTGCAGTGCTCTCTGCAGTCATCAGCACGGCAATCGGGACAAGTGCTGCGCTTGCCGTCATCAAGCGGTCCTTTCCCGCGAAGAACCTTTTTTCGACCATTCTGATCGCGCCGCTCGTGCTGCCGGAAATCGTGCTGGCGGTTGGCCTTCTGGTGACGACCGTTTGGTCAGGTATCGCACTCGGCTATGTGACGCTCGTAGCCGGTCATGTGCTTGTTTCCGTGCCTTTCGCATTTCTGATCGTCCGTGCGGCCGCCGCGGGTCTCGACCCTCGGCTCGACGAGGCGGCAGCCGATCTCGGTGCCAATGGCGCTCAGACTTTCATGCGTGTCACGCTGCCGCTCCTCATGCCCGCCATCCTTTCGGCGACGCTTCTGTCGGCGGTCATTTCCTTCGACAATTTCGTGATGTCGACCTTCGTTTCGGGCGTCGGAACCACGCCGCTTCCGATCCAGATCTACTCGATGTTGAAGACCGGCTTAACACCGAAGATCAATGCGCTCGGCACGATGCTGCTCGCTGTCAACGTATTGGCCATTCTGCTCGTCATGGGACGCTACCTGAAGACAATTCGGAGTACTGGATAA